The DNA segment GTCCTTCTAGGACAAACCCTGAATAGTTTACATGATTTAGGAAATCCTGTTGCATACTATGTTATACGAATAATGCAAAATCTTGTTCCTTTAGTTGAAGATAATCAAATGGCGAGTTTTATATTATGATTAAATGGTAATTAAATGCACGATtaactatgtttaatgataaattATTCCTGTAGATGGTAAATGCTTATCATCAAATGATGCCACAAATAATGACCACAATACAGACTCTTACAACTACTAATGAGGATAAAGCTATCGAATGTTTTGAAGTACTGGATGAATTGTGTGAAAATGCAATTGCTGTGATAGCTCCCCATATTAAGCCTCTTGTCAATATGTGCCTTGCTATTGCTAGTAACAAATCATTAGATGATGCTCTTAGAGTTAAAGCAGTTAACTTCATTGGCTGGTTAGCTAGAACGAAAAAGAAAGCCATAATCAAACACAAACTTGTTGAACCCATTTtaggtaagatatattatctcTTGAGATATCTCTTTAGTTCAGCGATTAGATGTATATAAAGTCTGCAAATCTTCCAACATTATTTACCACCAAAAGGAtatgaattatataattattttgtAGTTGTACAAAGATACAATCTTGTAATATAATTTTACAGATATGTTGTTTATCCTTATGTCTACACGACCTGAAGATGATAATGATGAGGTATACTTTAGTGGTGATAATGAGGACAATACACCCGTAACTTGTGCTACACAAACATTGGATTTACTCGCGCTCAATTTACCACCTGAGAAACTAATTCCTCAGTTGGTACGGCTGATATGTTTTTAATAATTTCTGTTATAAAGATATGATTTTAATGTTGAATGTATATATTTCGTCCTTGTGCTATCTTTCtagctacgatatatagaaccCAGTCTTCAAGGCACTGATGTATATGCAAAAAAGGCATCATATCTAGCAATGGCAGTATTGGCAGAAGGTTGTTCAGAATATATCCGCACCAAATATCTCGAATCCTTCCTGCGTTGCACTTGCCAGGGAATCACCGATACTATCCCTGTAGTACGCAATGCCGCACTTTTTGCACTCGGCCAGTTTTCTGAACATTTACAACCGGATATTTCTCAATACTCATCAGAGTTATTACCAGTATTGTTTGAATATCTTGGCCAAATATGCGCGCATATTAAACAAGACAAGAAAGAACCACCATCTGTTGATCGCATGTTCTATGCATTGGAAATGTTTTGTGAAAATTTGAATGAAAGTCTCTTGCCGTATTTACCAACTTTAATGGACAGGCTGTTTGAAATTCTGAATGCAGATACCACGGTTCATGTTAGAGAACTCTCTTTGAGTGCCATAGGCTCAGCTGCTATGGCAAGTAAAGAGCACATGTTGCCATATTTTGAAAAGATTGTTTCCATTCTTAATGGTTATCTATCGGAAAAGCAAACGGAAGATACTATGTGTCTTCAAGTACAAGCAGTTGGTTCGTATAttagaaatatttttaattgaacCAAGTTTTGTAAATTATTTTTGTTAATAGAGTTATTaatagagttaattaacattatagatACTCTAGGAGTAATTGCAAGAACGATAGGTGATAAAAACTTTGCACCTTTGGCTAGTAGATCTCTCAATTTCGGAATGAAATTGCTGAAAGAAACAGAAGACCCGGATTTAAAAAAGTCGATTTACGGCTTGTTTGCCTCGATCAGTACTATCATGAAGAAAGAAATGGCAGGCGCTTTACCAGAAATTGTTGAATATCTAATAACAAGTATACAGAGTTCAGAAGGCATAGTGGTATGTAAATCATAAAATTAATGCATGAATGAGTCAGTCATGTTTATATTTGTATTGTGTTTTTTGATAGCCCCACTTTAAGGAGGATGAAAGTTCTGCCTTTCCTGTTTACGAAGATCTTAgagaaaatgaaaatgaaaacgaAGAAGAAGATATTGAGAACACAGACAATGAagatgacgacgacgatgatgatgTAGCCGGTTACAGCGTTGAGAATGCATACattgaagaaaaagaagaagcagTTTTAGCGTTGAAAGAAATAGCAGAGCATACAGAGTAAGAtagttaatattttaatatcctGTTTTAAAGTACAGTTATTACAATTATTTTATGTATTTGTTTGTCCTATACTTATTTTTTAGAGAAGCATTCTTACCTTACCTTGAAAAGTCTTTTGTGGAAACTTTCAAATTAATCAATTATCCACAAGAAGATATCCGTAAGGCTTCTATTGATGCTCTTCTACagttttgtattaatttttcgAAAATTAACACCAACGAAGGGAAGGAAGCGTTATTAAGAGCTCTCTCGGTATTTATTCCAAAATTATCGGAATTAATAAGATTAGGTGTCGAACGAACTGTAGCCATTAGTGGTTTAGACGCTTACACAGAACTTCTGAAGGAAATAAAATCAGATGTCCTTATTGGAGAAGGTCATAAAGAGGCTATAATAAATAGCGTTACTGATGTTATGTTAGGTAAATGTTAAACACAAATTGCATTTTTATCACTTGAGACTATTAGTTATGAAAAAAGTTGTGTACGACAGGTTCAACGGCATGCCAAGATCAAGAAGAAGCGGAGGACCTTGATACTGAAGCTGAACAGGACGAATTGTTGATAGAATGTGCGGGTGATGTATTATCTAATTTCGGAAAAGTAATACCACCCGAAGACTTTGAACTTCATTTCCTAACCATATTGCCAATGCTTTTAGGAAGATTGGTACGGCTTTATGtacttaaattaaattaaaaaactaGAAACCATTCAGTTGGCATTTCATATGTTGCGTCCTAATAGTTATGAATTATTTCAAATCGTGTGTTAACAAGTTTAAGAACTAAATAATATTTTCTAGAAAAAGAACAAATCTGAAGCCCAAAGATCTTTTGCGGTTGGCACAATTTCAGAATGTTTTGCGGGCCTTAAACATAGAGTATCTACTTTCGTATTTCAACTTCTACCTATATTCTTGAAACTTACGGATGATCCAAGCGCTGAAGTACGCAACAACGCAATATACGGAATTGGTGAACTCGCACTGCATGGCAAAGAAGCAGTTTATCCGTATCCTTCGAATATGTTGTTTAAAAGTTTTTATTATAAATTCGCCCTTGTGCTGTTGTATATTTTCCTTATCAACTATCTAATAGACATTATACTGATATCCTAAACGTTCTGTCAGGATTGATCTGTAAAGAATCTCACGTGGGAGCTAGGGACAACATAGTGGGAGCTATTGCACGACTTATCATTACTAATTATCCAGGAATACCGCTCGAGCAAGTATTCCCAATTTTTGTTAAACAACTGCCGTTGAAAGAAGattttgaagaaaataaagCAGTCTTTAAAAGTATATTAACATTGTACGAAGCTGGTCATTCCATTTTACGTCCTTATATGGATACATTACTCAGAGTCGCAGTAAGTGTATTACATGAAGATAGAGCCACCGATGATGGTATGTCATACGTTACGTTTTTATTTTTcaatataataaaaaaatttgGAATTACTGTAATATATATTCCATTATATGCTTATACATTTTTCACGTAGAGGCAAAAAGTATTATTATGGAATTTATCAAATCCTCTCAACGAGATTTCCCAAATGAATGGAATTCCGTATACGCTGAGCTCCCAGCAGAAGTCGTGACGAATATTCAACGTATATTTTCTTAGATTTTGGTATGGACTTACTACTCGTGAATGTGCTGTTTTGCAAGGAATATGCAGACTGATAGGTAAAGATATTTTCACCACTAAGAAAATTATATATACGATACATCTTATGTTTTTAAGTTACAGCAAGTTAAGGTTTACAATGCTGGTTACTAGCTAACAATTTTACACactcacatatatatatatgtccattatttgaatattgccatcATTGTGGGAATCATATCTTTTGTTACGCTCGTACATCAGGCAGTCAATAAGTgcaattaattaaataaataatgtaATAGAATACTGGTCTCTATGAAATCTTATTTGGTGCTCATGGTTTACGGTATTATATATTGATATAATTTCAGTTTACGATACACCTCATATGGATATATATATTGATTGGACAATTTATATGAAATTCTAGTCTATTGAATTTTTCCCTCTTtctgccttttttttttataaatgcaTGAAAACTTGTTACGTAATCTTAGATTTCCTAAATGATTTATACATAAGATCCGAAATGCTGCAAGTATGGTTAAACGAATTAATTTATTACAAATCACGGAAATCGGTGATTTTTAAATCTAACGATACACATACTTGTTACTAGGCGTAAGTGACTATTATATTCAGAAACGACGAACGTTTCGGTTATCGTGTTTCTATGTTTATTTGTAACTAAGAATGTTACGTATAGCATGAAGCATACATTGCATGTATACATTAAACACAAAtgtattatttgaaaaataaaattgttgCACTATATCCTTTTTAAAAACAGTTTATGTATTTCTTTTGATTACCAGATTACATTGGTAAAAAGAATTTACATGGGTATAAACTTTCATTCGTAACTTTACTAAAGATTTGTCGGTTTATTCATTATTTTCATTCCGAATTATTGGGAAAACATTTAAATTGTGTTAGTCGATTTGTTGTTGATTTATTAATTCTATTAACGTATGGAATAAACGTAATCTATTGCATTATTTAGTGAGCATACTTGTGTATTAAATATAagttatgtatatatttatacgaCAGTTTAAAGAACTTCACTCTAGGTAATTTTACATTGATTtacaataatttaattaaagtgTATAAAAAATGTATAAGTAATAGTATAGGCAATGAAATTTTGCAACATTGATTGTAAAATTTAAAG comes from the Xylocopa sonorina isolate GNS202 chromosome 1, iyXylSono1_principal, whole genome shotgun sequence genome and includes:
- the LOC143422526 gene encoding importin-4, with amino-acid sequence MEEILLKLLVADNTSIQQGTAELREAFKKPESTPALYQLIVSSSNCQIRQYAAVLLRKRYSKGKHWQKLPENVRNEFKAIILQALVNEPEKFVKNAIAQLIGVIVKHELPSNDWPEVLQFVQQLVTSENLMDKELGTYTLSIMTEIAPDAYHTHAASLAVLLGQTLNSLHDLGNPVAYYVIRIMQNLVPLVEDNQMMVNAYHQMMPQIMTTIQTLTTTNEDKAIECFEVLDELCENAIAVIAPHIKPLVNMCLAIASNKSLDDALRVKAVNFIGWLARTKKKAIIKHKLVEPILDMLFILMSTRPEDDNDEVYFSGDNEDNTPVTCATQTLDLLALNLPPEKLIPQLLRYIEPSLQGTDVYAKKASYLAMAVLAEGCSEYIRTKYLESFLRCTCQGITDTIPVVRNAALFALGQFSEHLQPDISQYSSELLPVLFEYLGQICAHIKQDKKEPPSVDRMFYALEMFCENLNESLLPYLPTLMDRLFEILNADTTVHVRELSLSAIGSAAMASKEHMLPYFEKIVSILNGYLSEKQTEDTMCLQVQAVDTLGVIARTIGDKNFAPLASRSLNFGMKLLKETEDPDLKKSIYGLFASISTIMKKEMAGALPEIVEYLITSIQSSEGIVPHFKEDESSAFPVYEDLRENENENEEEDIENTDNEDDDDDDDVAGYSVENAYIEEKEEAVLALKEIAEHTEEAFLPYLEKSFVETFKLINYPQEDIRKASIDALLQFCINFSKINTNEGKEALLRALSVFIPKLSELIRLGVERTVAISGLDAYTELLKEIKSDVLIGEGHKEAIINSVTDVMLGSTACQDQEEAEDLDTEAEQDELLIECAGDVLSNFGKVIPPEDFELHFLTILPMLLGRLKKNKSEAQRSFAVGTISECFAGLKHRVSTFVFQLLPIFLKLTDDPSAEVRNNAIYGIGELALHGKEAVYPHYTDILNVLSGLICKESHVGARDNIVGAIARLIITNYPGIPLEQVFPIFVKQLPLKEDFEENKAVFKSILTLYEAGHSILRPYMDTLLRVAVSVLHEDRATDDEAKSIIMEFIKSSQRDFPNEWNSVYAELPAEVVTNIQRIFS